The following proteins are co-located in the Pyrobaculum calidifontis JCM 11548 genome:
- a CDS encoding pyridoxal-phosphate-dependent aminotransferase family protein, with the protein MFKRYVERRIVTPGPTAVPPWVKAALLRETTNPDLDPQFFQEYKETVDMVKALVGAQRGEVYLWAGEAMLGLEAAVANAVKPGTKVLVVDNGVYGDGFADLVKMYGGEAIKMGLDWRQAADPSAVDRALEKNKDVEVVTLVHCDTPSTVYNELGEVAKAVSSHGALLIVDAVSSIGADEIKFDEWKIGVLIGGSQKALNAPPGLTIMALSKAALDRAAEVKRGGFYMNYFVWKEWLDKGLFPYTMPDVLIYAVKESLRRIFDEGLDSVYRRHRATRLAARRAIEAMGLEPYPRSVECTCPTATAFKPPTSPAALRDHIWKKYGVMLAGSWGPLEAELMRIGHMGVQASLDYLLSAVAALGLGLRDMGHEVDVGKALEAVLDAFGQ; encoded by the coding sequence ATGTTCAAGAGGTACGTCGAGCGTAGGATTGTCACCCCAGGCCCCACAGCGGTGCCGCCTTGGGTCAAAGCCGCCCTGTTGAGAGAGACCACGAACCCGGACCTAGACCCGCAGTTCTTCCAGGAGTACAAAGAGACTGTGGACATGGTGAAGGCGCTTGTGGGGGCCCAAAGGGGGGAGGTCTATCTGTGGGCAGGCGAGGCTATGCTGGGGCTAGAGGCCGCGGTGGCCAACGCCGTGAAGCCTGGGACAAAGGTGCTGGTAGTCGACAACGGGGTGTACGGCGACGGCTTTGCCGACTTGGTCAAAATGTACGGCGGAGAGGCCATTAAGATGGGCCTAGACTGGAGGCAGGCAGCGGACCCCTCGGCGGTGGATAGGGCGTTGGAGAAGAACAAGGACGTGGAAGTGGTAACGCTGGTGCACTGCGACACGCCATCCACAGTCTACAACGAGCTGGGCGAGGTGGCCAAGGCCGTCTCCTCCCACGGCGCCTTGTTGATTGTTGACGCAGTCTCCTCCATCGGCGCCGACGAGATAAAATTCGACGAGTGGAAAATAGGCGTGTTAATCGGCGGTTCTCAAAAGGCGTTGAACGCCCCGCCTGGGCTGACGATAATGGCGTTGAGCAAAGCCGCTTTGGACAGGGCGGCGGAGGTGAAGAGGGGAGGCTTCTACATGAACTACTTTGTGTGGAAGGAGTGGCTGGACAAGGGCCTCTTCCCCTACACAATGCCAGACGTGTTAATATACGCCGTAAAGGAGAGCCTAAGGAGGATATTCGACGAGGGGCTCGACTCCGTATACAGGCGCCACAGGGCCACGAGACTCGCCGCGCGGAGGGCGATAGAGGCCATGGGGCTTGAGCCATACCCCCGCTCAGTAGAGTGCACATGTCCCACGGCCACAGCCTTCAAGCCGCCCACCAGCCCAGCCGCCCTCCGCGACCACATTTGGAAGAAGTACGGCGTCATGTTGGCCGGTAGCTGGGGGCCCCTAGAGGCGGAGCTGATGCGTATAGGCCACATGGGGGTCCAAGCAAGCCTAGACTACCTCCTCTCTGCAGTGGCGGCGCTGGGGCTAGGCCTAAGAGATATGGGACACGAGGTAGACGTAGGAAAAGCGCTAGAGGCAGTACTAGACGCTTTCGGGCAATAG
- a CDS encoding asparagine synthetase A, with protein sequence MVDLKEPRYHPAVLEFEKLVKDKERYKQAVEEFLRYSWRWARDEKYQTVFKIQAGILRGIREFLDSRGFVEVLAPVIGPVTDPGIRGARQASIDFYGVEYKVMSSAILYKQYMASALGKIYFVSPNVRLEPVESIYTGRHLVEFYQVDIEMYKATYYDAMALAEDLVYHVAKYVREEYWRELEALGRELPEFKRPFKRYAHAEAVKIVNEYGCVNSPREELRWECEKLFSALHTSPVFIYDYPKGSRGFYDREDPERPGVLRDFDMLYPEGFGEAISGAEREYEPDRLIERIKEGGEDPAKYGWFLQMAKELYPLQTAGFGIGVERFTRYICGLRAVWEARPFPKLAGIAPTP encoded by the coding sequence ATGGTCGATCTCAAGGAGCCCAGATACCACCCAGCGGTGTTGGAGTTCGAGAAGCTTGTTAAAGACAAGGAGAGATATAAGCAGGCCGTGGAAGAGTTCTTACGATATTCGTGGCGCTGGGCAAGAGATGAGAAGTATCAAACTGTGTTCAAAATACAGGCCGGCATACTGCGGGGCATAAGGGAGTTCTTAGATTCGAGGGGGTTTGTCGAAGTGCTTGCGCCAGTCATAGGCCCAGTTACCGACCCTGGGATCAGGGGGGCTAGACAGGCGTCTATCGACTTCTACGGCGTGGAGTACAAGGTTATGTCGTCGGCTATTTTGTACAAGCAGTACATGGCGTCTGCGCTTGGGAAAATCTACTTCGTGTCGCCCAACGTGCGCCTTGAGCCTGTGGAGAGCATATACACAGGCCGGCACTTAGTCGAGTTCTACCAGGTGGATATAGAGATGTACAAGGCCACATACTACGATGCCATGGCCCTCGCCGAAGACCTCGTCTACCACGTGGCGAAATATGTGAGAGAAGAGTACTGGAGGGAGCTTGAGGCGTTGGGGAGGGAGCTGCCCGAGTTTAAGAGGCCTTTCAAGCGCTATGCCCACGCCGAGGCGGTCAAAATAGTGAACGAATACGGCTGTGTCAACAGCCCCCGCGAGGAGTTGAGGTGGGAATGTGAAAAGCTCTTCTCTGCCTTGCACACCTCCCCCGTCTTTATATACGACTACCCAAAGGGGTCTCGGGGCTTCTATGATAGAGAAGACCCGGAGAGGCCCGGCGTGTTGAGAGACTTTGACATGCTGTACCCAGAGGGGTTTGGGGAAGCTATCAGCGGGGCGGAGCGGGAGTACGAGCCAGATAGGTTGATTGAACGCATAAAGGAGGGCGGGGAAGACCCCGCGAAATACGGTTGGTTTTTACAAATGGCAAAGGAGCTGTATCCGTTGCAAACTGCTGGGTTTGGAATTGGTGTCGAGAGATTTACCAGGTACATATGTGGCTTGAGGGCCGTGTGGGAGGCAAGGCCGTTTCCAAAGCTTGCAGGAATAGCTCCCACGCCATAG
- a CDS encoding class II glutamine amidotransferase gives MCRFFVAIGGYPPEEALEDFAAVSRRDRTMGWSHGSGWGMLWLRRGEAGVYRSVRAIWESFVPPPRGYDIYVLHSRLASVGSIAIENTHPILRGGFAIVHNGTLDKEGLTAELKRRGLDVKTAGGTDTELLLSAFVELGGNEKAAREVAEVAKRYIDREEPLLNFAIVDLNEAQVYLYTYRLVEHPHFVPQISKGSPILISSEPVGRDSWMPIPNDTLLTLRT, from the coding sequence ATGTGTAGATTTTTCGTCGCCATAGGCGGATACCCGCCCGAGGAGGCTCTTGAGGATTTTGCGGCCGTCTCTAGGAGGGATAGGACCATGGGCTGGAGCCACGGCTCTGGGTGGGGCATGCTCTGGCTGAGGCGGGGCGAGGCCGGCGTCTATAGGTCTGTGAGAGCGATTTGGGAGAGCTTTGTGCCCCCTCCCCGCGGCTACGACATATACGTCTTACACTCGCGCCTAGCCTCCGTGGGCTCTATTGCAATAGAGAATACCCACCCCATCCTGCGCGGGGGCTTTGCCATTGTACACAACGGCACATTAGACAAGGAGGGACTCACGGCGGAGCTCAAGAGGCGGGGCCTAGACGTAAAGACCGCCGGGGGCACAGACACAGAGCTTCTGCTGTCTGCGTTCGTTGAGCTAGGCGGCAACGAAAAGGCGGCTAGAGAGGTCGCCGAAGTGGCCAAGAGGTATATCGACAGAGAGGAGCCGCTACTAAACTTCGCCATAGTAGACTTAAACGAGGCGCAGGTGTACCTATACACCTACAGGCTTGTGGAACATCCGCACTTCGTACCTCAGATCTCCAAGGGGAGCCCCATTTTAATAAGCTCAGAGCCCGTGGGCAGAGACTCTTGGATGCCTATACCTAACGATACGCTTCTCACACTCCGCACATAA